The DNA sequence CAGCTGAGAGAGAAAAGTGCCCATTAACAGGATTGTATATTTCATTTTTGTGGGATATTTAAAAAGATAAAGATAAAATATAATTTGCATAAATAATTGTAAAATTTGGAAGAGTCTTTATGACATTAAATATAGAAGAGAAGTAATAAATACGACTTCTCTTATTATCCGGTAACGTTTTCGTAATATGTAGTGGTATACATTGTTTCTAAAAAAGAAAGTGTCTAAAATTTAGAAATTTTAGACACTTTGCAGTTTTGATTGTATTTTTTATTTCTGAGGGATATTCGCTAAAATCTCTTTTAGGAAAGTCCAGAATTTCTGTGCTGAAGGGATATTTGCTTTTTCATCCGGAGAGTGAGCCCCTCTGATGGTAGGTCCGAAGCTTACCATTTCCATTTCAGGATAATTAGCTCCAATGATGCCACATTCTAAACCTGCGTGACAAGCTACAACATGAGGTTTTTCTGTGAATTTTTGAATATAAATCTTTTCCATGAGCTGAACGATCTCAGAACCTGGTTTTGGCTTCCATCCCGGATAAGAACCACCAAATTCTATTTCCATTCCTGCTAATTCAGCAACAGACTTTAATTGTTCAGCAACTGCGTATTTTGTAGAATCTACTGATGATCTTGAAAGGTTTAATATTCTTAAATTTCCACCCTTTAATTCTACTCTGGCTACGTTGTTTGATGTTTCTACGAGATCCTTTACGTCAGGACTCATTCTATAAACACCATTATGAAGAGATTTTAGAACTAAAATGATCTTTTTGGAATCTTCTTCTGAAATTGCTTTATCTGAACTTGTTGAATTTTCAATATTGATCTGAAGGCCTGGTTCAACAGTAGCAAATTCTTCTAAAATTTCCTTTTTAAGACCGTTGGTTAGTTCTTCTATGAATTCATTGGCATTTCTTACAGAGATAGTAGCCACAGCTTCTCTTGGAATAGCATTTCTTAATCCACCTCCGTCAATTGAAATTAACTGTATATTTTCTTTAGCTAAGCCGTTGTATAGTAATCTGCCTAAAATAATATTAGAATTTCCGAAACCTTTATGGATATCCATTCCTGAATGACCACCCTGTAATCCTTTAATTTCAATTCTTACAATTTGTCCTTTAGCAGCCTCTACTTCATAGTTTTGAGTAATGGTAACATCGATTCCTCCGGCACAACCGATATCGATCTCGTCATCTTCTTCCGTATCAAGATTTAATAAAATCTGCCCGGTAAGCTGTCCAGGTTTTAATCCCAGGGCTCCCGTCATTCCAGTTTCTTCATCAATAGTGAAAAGAGCTTCCAAATCAGGATGTGGAATATCAGAACTTTCTAAAATAGACATAATAGTAGCTACCCCTAAGCCATTATCAGCTCCCAGTGTAGTTCCTTTGGCTTTCACCCAGTCTCCGTCAATTTCCATTTTAATTCCTTCCGTATCGAAATCAAAATTTACATCACTGTTTTTCTGACATACCATGTCAAGATGGGATTGCAGTACGATTGACTTGCGATTTTCCATTCCTGCAGTAGCAGGCTTTTTAATAATAACGTTTCCTACTTCATCTACCGTCGTTGGTAATCCTAAACTCTCACCAAATCCTTTAATAAATGCGATTACTTTTTCTTCTTTTTTTGAAGGTCTTGGAACAGCATTTAATTTGGAGAAATTTTTCCAGATAATTTGCGGTTCTATATTGGATAATTCCATAAAATTTATTTTTATCAAAATTACGAAATAAAAAGTGCTCCTGTAAGTTCAGGAGCAGTCTTTTTTATTTATAAATCTTTTAGAGGCAAAATAGCAAAATAGCGAAAAAGCAAAAAAGCAAAATCGTGAAATTGCTAATTTGTAAAACCGTGAATAGTTCAATAGTGCAACATATTGACGATTTTACGGTTTGGCTATTCTGCAGTTCAGCCTTTAGCACCCACACTCTCCGTAAATAGGGGAGGTAACTACAGTGCCATCAGGTTTTTCAATGGTGATCGTTCCTTCAAACAATAAAGCTTCTTCACCTTTTATTTTTTTTCCTTTTACAGATATTTTATAATCTCCGCTTTCAATTTCTTTTGTTAACAGTTCATCAGCCTCCATGTCACTGGATGAGATAAGATTCATGGTGAGTCTCTTTCCATCCAATTTCATATAGGCTGTTTTTCCGGCATCATCGGCATAGATATATTTTTCTTCCTCAAAGTCAGCTTTGTTTTTTGCAAAATAACACGAACATTCTTTAATTTCCTTAGGGAATGTGATGGTTTCAATTAAAATGCTTCCGGAGGTCTCTATTTTTGCAGAATCCTGAACATGGTTCATTGAGTCCTGATTGGTAGTGACGGAAATGGTTTCTTTGTCTTTTTTACAAGCAATTACTAAGAACGCTGAAAAGAAAATAATTAGGTATTTCATTGTTTGTGGTTTATTGTGTTTATCCTCTGGCTCTTTCGAGTAGAACCATCATTAATAGAGAAAGAACGACTAAGCTTTCGTCTTCATCATCAATATCAATCATTCGGTCAAGCTGAAATCTTCTGCCAAAAAATGATGGCATTTTTTTCAGTTTAAAATATTCCTTTCCATCAACTCCTTTTACAGTATAAGCGGGGTTAAGAAAATATCCGGTAAACATTCCAATAATAGGAATCTCACTTACCATTCCGTCAAAGAACTTTGTCCATGCATTATCCTCTGATACGGTGAATTTCGGCTGGTCATTTGAATCCAGAATATTATAGGTGGATTTCCATAGGGAACGCATTCCTTTTCTTGCCAGTCTTCCAAAGTTCTTTTGATCAACAAGATCATTTAAAGAGTAGGATGCATTAAAGTCAATCCATTTATTAGCCTGTATTCTGAAGAGTTCTTTGGATTTGCTTTCATCATTAAAAACAATCACATCTTCTTTTAGTTTGAACATTTTCTGACGAACATAGGCAACATAGTTTCCGTTTTTGTCTGTGATGTTAAAATCACTTGCTAATGTTGTGATTTTAAATTTAAAATCTAGTGGATAATTAAGGTTTTTAAGTACCATTTAGTTTATTTTTTTCATATATTTTCCAAAGATAGATTTTTATTTGGAAAGGTGATGATTTAAGCCTTATAAACCCGTAAATACTCATCTTTTTATATTATTTTTGTATCTATGGATTACCCAAGTAAAGTTTTGGCAAAAGCTGTCGACGAAATTTCCGGACTTCCGGGAATTGGTAGGAAAACAGCCTTGCGTTTAGCACTTCACTTATTGAAACAGCCTAGTTCCAGAGCAATGGGATTAGGAAACTCTCTTATCAATCTGGTTAATGAAATAAAATACTGTAAAGAATGTCATAATTTTTCCGATTTCGATATTTGTGAAATATGCAGCAGCCCTAAAAGAAGTGATGAAGTGATTTGTATTGTAGAGGATGTCCGGGATGTGATTGCTATCGAAAATACAGGAAAATATACAGGAAAATATCTGATTTTGGGTGGAAAGATCTCTCCAATGGAAGGAGTAGGGCCAGGCCAGTTAAATATTCCAAGTATTGAAAGAAAATTAAATACGGGAGTCGTAAAAGAATTTATTTTTGCTTTGAGTGCAACAATGGAAGGGGATACTACTGCTTACTATATTTATAAAAAGTTCAAACATTTTGAGGTGAATTTTTCCAGTATTGCCAGAGGTATATCAGTTGGGGATGAGCTTGAATATGCAGATGAGATCTCTTTAGGCAGATCAATTATCAATAGACTTCCTTATAACGAAAAGGACTAAAATGAACACAAAGCTATCAATTATAATTGTTAACTATAACGTTACCCAATTACTTAGAAACTGTCTTTTATCTATTCAGAAGTATATAAAAGGAGTAGCATATGAAGTAGTGGTTATTGATAATGCTTCTACAGATGTTTCATGGAAAGATCTTATTAGGGAATTCCCGGATTTTCATTTTATCGCTTCTGAAAATAATGATGGTTTTGCGAAAGCTAATAATGCTGCTATAAAAACAGCAAAGGGAGAATATATTCTTATTCTAAATCCTGATACAGAGCTGGAGGGATTTTATATGGATGATATTTTAAACTTTGCGGACTCTCATTCTGAATTTGGATGTTTAGGAGTAAGAATGCATGATGCTAAAGGCCAATTTTTACCTGAAAGTAAACGTTCTGTTCCTGATATGTTCAATTCCTTTGAAAAGCTGTTTGTTAAATTTAAAAACAATGATTCGAAGTCTTATTACCGGAACGATATTGAAGAAAATGAAATTAGTGAGGTAGAAGTTATAACAGGAGCTTTCCTTCTTGTTAAAAAAGAGGTTTACGAAAAAGTTGGAGGTTTGGACGAAGCATATTTCATGTATGGTGAGGATATTGATTTGTGTTATACTTTGCTAAGAGAAGGGCTTAAAAATTATTACTACGGTAAAGCTTCCATATTACATCATAAAGGAGAAAGTACAGTAAAAGATGAGCTTTATCTGAAGCGGTTTTATGGAGCGATGCATATTTTTATCAGTAAATATTACAAGGAATCAAAACCTCTGCAGTATTCATTTTTAAAAGCGGGGCTAAAGCTTCGGCATAAAATAGAGAAAATCAAGTTAAAATAAAAAAAGCAGCTCAATTTGAGTTGCTTTTTTTAAGTATATAAAAATATTATTTGCTTATTTAGCAGGAACCGTTGTCTTAGCAGGTGTGCTAGTTTGAGAAGCAGGTGCATCTTGTTTTGCTGGAGCTTCTTTTTTAGCAGGTTGCTGAACCGGAGCTGTTTGTGATGGCTTTCCTGTAATTACAACACTTATAAGAATAAGAACAATGATCGTTCCTCCTAAAGTCCATGTTGCTTTTTCCATGAAGTCATTGGTTCTCTGTACCCCAAATTGAGCTGATGAAGCACCTCCGAAAGTACTGGAAAGGCCTCCACCTTTAGGGTTTTGAGCCATAACAATAATTACCAGTAAAATGCTAGCAATCATAACAAGAACCATCAATAGTATAAATATAGAATCCATTAATTTGATATCTTTTTGAATGGGCAAATTTAATCTTTTTTTACCGAATAGCAAAATAAGATTTTAGTAAAAAGCAAAAACAACAACATTTGTTGCTGTTTTCACTTTTAAGTAAGTTGTTCTTATTTAAAATCAGCATCTTTTGCCTGATTGATCTGATATGATTTTACCGTTAAGTTGATATCCATACCACCCATATTGTTAAGAATGCTGAATGGGAGTTTTACACCGGAAACATCTTTATAGTCTGAATAAGTGGTAGGGCTGGTTCCTTTCAGTTCACCATTCTTCAATCCTGTTTTCACACTGTAATAGTAAGTGTTTTTAGCACCTTTTACCACATAAGAATCATCATTATTGTATTTCTCAATTCCTGCTAATTTATATTCAGGAGATTTTGCAAATGATAATTCCGGGAAAAGCTCTTCTTTTGCCATGTCAGCTTTTTCAGTTTCGGGTAATGGCATTTTTTTTCCTTGAACCTCCATATAGCCATCTTTTCCGTCGAATACAATTTTTTGTAATGTATTTCCCATTGCCGAAATATTCATTGCCATTTTTCCATTATTCCCCTGAATCATTTTCATTGTCATGTCCATTCCCTGTACTTTTGTAGTGGCCTCTATAGAAATAGAACTGATCTTTTGAACAGCAGCCAAACCTCCAATTGCATTGATATATTTGTCTGCAACGGATCCAATAGTAACACTGGCGTCAACTTTCTGTGCTGTAGGTTTTGTAACAGGATTAGCTTCCTTGTCGAAATATTTTACAGGATACCCTAATTTTTCTAAACCTTCAGAAATATCAGATGCTTTACCTGCGATAAAAATTCTGCTTTGATTAGGAAGGATGGTCGTTTTTACTGCGTTAGCAACATCCGCTGCAGTTACTTTATCGATAGATTTTAAATAGTTGGTATAAAAATCTGAAGGAAGATCCTGGACTTTTTGGTTTAAAGCAAATTTTGCAATAGTTTCAGGCTTTTCCAAAGACATGATGAAGCTTCCTTTTAATTTAGCTTTCGCATTTTCCAGTTCTTCAGGTTTTACGGTTGAGATTGCATTAAGCTCATTCATGAATTCCTTTACAGCTTTGTCTGTAACCTCGTTTCTTACACTTGCTTCAGCAGAAAAGTCCGGAGAATATTTACTGGCATTCATGCTTGAATAAGCTCCATATGTAAATCCATTTTTCTCTCTAAGGTTCATGAAAAGTCTTGCTTCTCCACCACCTCCAAGAATGTAGTTGGCTATCGTTGCCGGGAAGTAATTGGCATCCTTCATTTTCAGTGTGTTCAGGTTACCTACAGAAACTACAGACTGTACTGCGGAAGGTACATCAACAACGTTAATTTCCGTTTTTGCAACATTGGATGCCGGCTCTAAAGCTGTAAATGCAGTGTTTGATTTCTTCCATCCGTTAAATGCCTTTTCGATCAAAGGTTTTACCTGATCGTACTTAACGTCTCCAACGATCACTAAATAAGCATTGTCAGGGGCATAATATTTTTTGTAAACATTCTGAACGTCTGCCAACTGAATTTTATTGATCGATTCAATAGTTTCAAATTCCCCTCTGGCTGTATTTTTTCCGTATTGTAAAGCGTTAGAAACTCTTGATGCAATAGATGATGCATTTTTCTCTTCAGACTTTAAACCCTCAATTGTTCTTTCTTTAGAATTTTGAATTTCTTCAGCAGAGAATTTAGGGTTGATAATAGCGTCAGCCATTAAGTTTAATACCTCAGGGAAATATTTTGAAAGAGAATTTGCAAAAGCTCCTCCTGATGAGAAGCTAAGGTTAGCCCCTAAGAAATCAATTTTTTTATTGAATTCATCTTTGGAGATATTGGTTGTTCCGTTTTCGAGCTGTTCTGCCATAATCTCGCTTACCCCGGTCACGTTCCCTTCGTAATATGGAGGTCTGTCCATAGAAAGGTTGGCATTTACTCTAGGTAATTTGTTGTTTTCAACGACCATTACTGTAAGACCGTTGCTCAGTTGAAACGTTTTTGGCTTTGCAATGTTGATGGCAGGAGTAGGTCCTGGTTTAGGCATTGCATTAAGATCTATTTTTTGTGCGGAAAGCATTCCTGTAAATAAAAATGCTACTGCTATATATGTTAATTGCTTTTTCATTTGTAAATAATTGTTTGTTATAATCACTGTTAAACCTAAAGTACTCTGGGATTATTTTTTTTCAGGTACGTAATTAATGATTATTCTTTGATTAGGATTCAGGTACTTTTTAGCAGCATTTTGAAGATCTTCTCTTGTGATTGATCTGTAAATGTCTATTTCTTTATTGATTAAGTTGGTGTTACCCATCAATACGTGGTTTGTTGCCAGTGAAGCAGCAATTCCCTGAATGCTTGAATTTTGATTTACAAACTGATTTTCAAACTGGTTTTGGATTTTTTGATAATCTTCCTGAGAGATTAAGGTAGTCTGAAGTTTTTTGATCTCAGCATCGATGTCTGACTGTAAAGTCTGCTTTGTGGTCTGTCCCATCGGGATGGCGAAAAAGGCAAAAATACTATAGTCCTCAAGCCCCTGGTTGAAAGCTGCTACCTGAAGTGCTTTTTTCTCCTGATCTACCAGTTTCTTGTATAATACTGAAGATTTTCCGTTGCTAAGATAAGTTGAAAGCATATCTAAAACATATGCATCTTTCTCCTTATTAGCAGGTGTTCTGTAGGCAAAAATATAGGCAGGAAGCTGAATGTTAGGATCCGTAGCGGTAACTTCTTTTTCCTGTGTTATAGGAGCATCTTTCGGGAAATTTTTAGGAGTAACAGTTCCTTTTTGAATCCCACCATAGTATTCTTCAATCCATTTTTTTGTCTGGTCTGGTTTGATATCTCCTGCAACGACTAATGTAGCATTGTTAGGAACATAATATTTTTTATAGAATGCCTGGAATTCCTCCAGTTTTGCGGAGTTAAGATCT is a window from the Chryseobacterium sp. T16E-39 genome containing:
- a CDS encoding aminoacyl-histidine dipeptidase, with product MELSNIEPQIIWKNFSKLNAVPRPSKKEEKVIAFIKGFGESLGLPTTVDEVGNVIIKKPATAGMENRKSIVLQSHLDMVCQKNSDVNFDFDTEGIKMEIDGDWVKAKGTTLGADNGLGVATIMSILESSDIPHPDLEALFTIDEETGMTGALGLKPGQLTGQILLNLDTEEDDEIDIGCAGGIDVTITQNYEVEAAKGQIVRIEIKGLQGGHSGMDIHKGFGNSNIILGRLLYNGLAKENIQLISIDGGGLRNAIPREAVATISVRNANEFIEELTNGLKKEILEEFATVEPGLQINIENSTSSDKAISEEDSKKIILVLKSLHNGVYRMSPDVKDLVETSNNVARVELKGGNLRILNLSRSSVDSTKYAVAEQLKSVAELAGMEIEFGGSYPGWKPKPGSEIVQLMEKIYIQKFTEKPHVVACHAGLECGIIGANYPEMEMVSFGPTIRGAHSPDEKANIPSAQKFWTFLKEILANIPQK
- the recR gene encoding recombination mediator RecR — encoded protein: MDYPSKVLAKAVDEISGLPGIGRKTALRLALHLLKQPSSRAMGLGNSLINLVNEIKYCKECHNFSDFDICEICSSPKRSDEVICIVEDVRDVIAIENTGKYTGKYLILGGKISPMEGVGPGQLNIPSIERKLNTGVVKEFIFALSATMEGDTTAYYIYKKFKHFEVNFSSIARGISVGDELEYADEISLGRSIINRLPYNEKD
- a CDS encoding glycosyltransferase family 2 protein, coding for MNTKLSIIIVNYNVTQLLRNCLLSIQKYIKGVAYEVVVIDNASTDVSWKDLIREFPDFHFIASENNDGFAKANNAAIKTAKGEYILILNPDTELEGFYMDDILNFADSHSEFGCLGVRMHDAKGQFLPESKRSVPDMFNSFEKLFVKFKNNDSKSYYRNDIEENEISEVEVITGAFLLVKKEVYEKVGGLDEAYFMYGEDIDLCYTLLREGLKNYYYGKASILHHKGESTVKDELYLKRFYGAMHIFISKYYKESKPLQYSFLKAGLKLRHKIEKIKLK
- the secG gene encoding preprotein translocase subunit SecG codes for the protein MDSIFILLMVLVMIASILLVIIVMAQNPKGGGLSSTFGGASSAQFGVQRTNDFMEKATWTLGGTIIVLILISVVITGKPSQTAPVQQPAKKEAPAKQDAPASQTSTPAKTTVPAK
- a CDS encoding M16 family metallopeptidase, with amino-acid sequence MKKQLTYIAVAFLFTGMLSAQKIDLNAMPKPGPTPAINIAKPKTFQLSNGLTVMVVENNKLPRVNANLSMDRPPYYEGNVTGVSEIMAEQLENGTTNISKDEFNKKIDFLGANLSFSSGGAFANSLSKYFPEVLNLMADAIINPKFSAEEIQNSKERTIEGLKSEEKNASSIASRVSNALQYGKNTARGEFETIESINKIQLADVQNVYKKYYAPDNAYLVIVGDVKYDQVKPLIEKAFNGWKKSNTAFTALEPASNVAKTEINVVDVPSAVQSVVSVGNLNTLKMKDANYFPATIANYILGGGGEARLFMNLREKNGFTYGAYSSMNASKYSPDFSAEASVRNEVTDKAVKEFMNELNAISTVKPEELENAKAKLKGSFIMSLEKPETIAKFALNQKVQDLPSDFYTNYLKSIDKVTAADVANAVKTTILPNQSRIFIAGKASDISEGLEKLGYPVKYFDKEANPVTKPTAQKVDASVTIGSVADKYINAIGGLAAVQKISSISIEATTKVQGMDMTMKMIQGNNGKMAMNISAMGNTLQKIVFDGKDGYMEVQGKKMPLPETEKADMAKEELFPELSFAKSPEYKLAGIEKYNNDDSYVVKGAKNTYYYSVKTGLKNGELKGTSPTTYSDYKDVSGVKLPFSILNNMGGMDINLTVKSYQINQAKDADFK
- a CDS encoding M16 family metallopeptidase: MKKRLLSVAAVAFFGMMLNAQQIKFEEYDLPNGLHVILHQDNTAPVVTTGVMYHVGAKDEVKGRTGFAHFFEHLLFEGTPNIKRGDWFKIVSSNGGQNNANTTNDRTYYYETFPSNNEQLGLWMEAERMRHAVINQVGVDTQREVVKEEKRLRMDNQPYGNLFSTIQKNLFTNHPYNWPTIGSMEDLNSAKLEEFQAFYKKYYVPNNATLVVAGDIKPDQTKKWIEEYYGGIQKGTVTPKNFPKDAPITQEKEVTATDPNIQLPAYIFAYRTPANKEKDAYVLDMLSTYLSNGKSSVLYKKLVDQEKKALQVAAFNQGLEDYSIFAFFAIPMGQTTKQTLQSDIDAEIKKLQTTLISQEDYQKIQNQFENQFVNQNSSIQGIAASLATNHVLMGNTNLINKEIDIYRSITREDLQNAAKKYLNPNQRIIINYVPEKK